The following coding sequences lie in one Arachis hypogaea cultivar Tifrunner chromosome 9, arahy.Tifrunner.gnm2.J5K5, whole genome shotgun sequence genomic window:
- the LOC140175079 gene encoding uncharacterized protein: MSGYRGVASIVLEVVASSNLWIWHVFFGISGSNNDINMLDRSPVFNDILNDRVSDVNFTINGNNYTMRYYLADDIYHEWATFVKSISKSQGEETQVICTIPRRAKKRC; encoded by the coding sequence atgagtggttatcgtGGAGTTGCAAGTATAGTACTTGAGGTTGTAGCATCTTCAAACCTTTGGATATGGCATGTGTTCTTTGGGATTTCTGGTTCAAATAATGATATCAACATGTTAGATCGTTCACCAGTGTTCAATGATATTCTAAATGACCGTGTTTCAGACGTAAACTTTACTATTAATGGTAATAACTATACTATGAGATACTATTTAGCAGATGATATTTATCATGAATGGgccacatttgtcaaatcaatctcaaaatCACAAGGGGAAGAAacgcaagttatttgcacaataccaagaagggcaaagaaaAGATGTTGA
- the LOC112710617 gene encoding uncharacterized protein isoform X2 translates to MLNDLMVERVLLELKDPSDAKCALGFFHWSTKRRNIEHGIRCYCIAIHILVGARLLNDACALLESLLNKTKESSSRVMVADTLLGCYPVTDSHPIVFDLLIQAYAKLRLTDVAFEVCLYVEKHGFSISLVSFNTLLHVAQKSDQFGLIWDVYEHMIQERTYPNLATLRIMINALCKDGQLQKIVDALDRIMGKWNSSPSVIVNSSLIFRVLEQGKMEESMVVVLLKRLLQKNLIPHSVAYSLIIHARIRLGSLDSGWEMYEEMERRGFQANSFIYTSFIGAYCREGRIEQANVLMQAMEERGLKPYGETFDHLIIGYANLEQLEGCLSACDKMLSIGLIPSCLSFNTMVEKLCAKGHVEQANSRLTLLLDKGFSPSDITYTHLIEGYAKKDEIQEVLKLYYEMEYRSMSPGLSVFTSIIQCLCHCGKLEDADKYLWIMKGQPLTPSVTIYKTLIAGYRQKGYSIRALHLQNEMDSLVIHK, encoded by the coding sequence ATGTTGAATGACTTGATGGTTGAGCGAGTGCTCCTGGAATTGAAGGACCCCAGTGATGCAAAGTGTGCCTTGGGTTTCTTTCATTGGTCCACAAAGAGGAGAAATATTGAACATGGAATTCGGTGTTACTGCATAGCAATCCATATCTTGGTTGGAGCTAGGTTGCTTAACGATGCTTGTGCATTGCTCGAATCATTGTTGAACAAAACCAAGGAAAGCAGCTCAAGGGTTATGGTCGCAGATACACTTCTTGGCTGCTACCCGGTTACTGATTCACATCCTATTGTATTTGATTTGCTGATACAGGCCTACGCAAAGCTAAGGCTGACTGATGTTGCTTTTGAGGTTTGCCTATATGTGGAGAAACATGGATTCTCCATCAGCCTCGTAAGTTTCAACACTTTGCTTCATGTCGCGCAAAAATCAGATCAATTTGGTCTAATTTGGGATGTTTATGAGCACATGATTCAAGAACGGACATACCCTAATCTAGCAACTTTGAGGATCATGATCAATGCACTGTGCAAGGATGGGCAGCTGCAGAAAATTGTGGATGCATTAGATAGGATTATGGGGAAGTGGAATTCTAGTCCTTCAGTGATTGTAAATTCTAGCTTAATTTTCAGAGTCTTAGAGCAGGGGAAAATGGAAGAAAGCATGGTAGTTGTGTTGTTGAAAAGGTTGTTACAGAAGAATTTGATTCCTCACTCAGTTGCTTATTCTCTGATTATTCATGCTAGGATTAGGTTGGGAAGTTTGGATTCCGGATGGGAGATGTATGAAGAGATGGAGAGAAGAGGTTTCCAAGCAAACTCTTTTATATATACATCATTTATAGGAGCATACTGTAGAGAGGGCCGAATTGAACAAGCGAATGTTTTGATGCAAGCAATGGAAGAAAGAGGCTTGAAACCATATGGTGAGACTTTTGATCATCTTATAATTGGATATGCTAATTTGGAGCAGTTGGAGGGGTGTTTGAGTGCTTGCGATAAAATGTTGAGTATTGGGCTTATTCCTAGTTGTTTATCGTTTAACACGATGGTAGAAAAGCTCTGCGCAAAGGGGCATGTGGAGCAAGCTAACTCCAGGTTGACTTTATTGTTAGATAAGGGATTCTCACCAAGTGATATCACGTACACTCATCTAATAGAGGGTTATGCCAAGAAGGACGAGATTCAGGAAGTTTTAAAGTTATATTATGAGATGGAGTACAGGTCTATGTCTCCTGGATTATCTGTTTTTACATCAATAATTCAGTGTTTATGTCATTGTGGAAAGCTCGAAGATGCGGATAAATATCTATGGATTATGAAGGGTCAGCCGCTAACCCCGTCTGTTACTATATACAAGACGTTGATTGCTGGCTATAGGCAGAAGGGTTACAGCATAAGGGCCCTCCATCTTCAGAACGAAATGGATTCTTTAgtaatacataagtga
- the LOC112710617 gene encoding uncharacterized protein isoform X1 gives MTFIHQVSSKPFNLFTRINFSRHHFQHLRLLHTQAVSKHNNDDVTAICNSFRRGWNWDTISIKFGTFMLNDLMVERVLLELKDPSDAKCALGFFHWSTKRRNIEHGIRCYCIAIHILVGARLLNDACALLESLLNKTKESSSRVMVADTLLGCYPVTDSHPIVFDLLIQAYAKLRLTDVAFEVCLYVEKHGFSISLVSFNTLLHVAQKSDQFGLIWDVYEHMIQERTYPNLATLRIMINALCKDGQLQKIVDALDRIMGKWNSSPSVIVNSSLIFRVLEQGKMEESMVVVLLKRLLQKNLIPHSVAYSLIIHARIRLGSLDSGWEMYEEMERRGFQANSFIYTSFIGAYCREGRIEQANVLMQAMEERGLKPYGETFDHLIIGYANLEQLEGCLSACDKMLSIGLIPSCLSFNTMVEKLCAKGHVEQANSRLTLLLDKGFSPSDITYTHLIEGYAKKDEIQEVLKLYYEMEYRSMSPGLSVFTSIIQCLCHCGKLEDADKYLWIMKGQPLTPSVTIYKTLIAGYRQKGYSIRALHLQNEMDSLVIHK, from the coding sequence ATGACTTTTATTCACCAAGTAAGTTCCAAACCGTTCAATCTCTTCACTAGGATTAATTTTTCCAGACACCACTTTCAACATTTACGGCTTCTTCATACACAAGCCGTGTCAAAGCATAATAATGATGATGTTACTGCAATATGCAACTCATTCAGAAGGGGTTGGAACTGGGATACTATAAGCATCAAATTTGGTACGTTTATGTTGAATGACTTGATGGTTGAGCGAGTGCTCCTGGAATTGAAGGACCCCAGTGATGCAAAGTGTGCCTTGGGTTTCTTTCATTGGTCCACAAAGAGGAGAAATATTGAACATGGAATTCGGTGTTACTGCATAGCAATCCATATCTTGGTTGGAGCTAGGTTGCTTAACGATGCTTGTGCATTGCTCGAATCATTGTTGAACAAAACCAAGGAAAGCAGCTCAAGGGTTATGGTCGCAGATACACTTCTTGGCTGCTACCCGGTTACTGATTCACATCCTATTGTATTTGATTTGCTGATACAGGCCTACGCAAAGCTAAGGCTGACTGATGTTGCTTTTGAGGTTTGCCTATATGTGGAGAAACATGGATTCTCCATCAGCCTCGTAAGTTTCAACACTTTGCTTCATGTCGCGCAAAAATCAGATCAATTTGGTCTAATTTGGGATGTTTATGAGCACATGATTCAAGAACGGACATACCCTAATCTAGCAACTTTGAGGATCATGATCAATGCACTGTGCAAGGATGGGCAGCTGCAGAAAATTGTGGATGCATTAGATAGGATTATGGGGAAGTGGAATTCTAGTCCTTCAGTGATTGTAAATTCTAGCTTAATTTTCAGAGTCTTAGAGCAGGGGAAAATGGAAGAAAGCATGGTAGTTGTGTTGTTGAAAAGGTTGTTACAGAAGAATTTGATTCCTCACTCAGTTGCTTATTCTCTGATTATTCATGCTAGGATTAGGTTGGGAAGTTTGGATTCCGGATGGGAGATGTATGAAGAGATGGAGAGAAGAGGTTTCCAAGCAAACTCTTTTATATATACATCATTTATAGGAGCATACTGTAGAGAGGGCCGAATTGAACAAGCGAATGTTTTGATGCAAGCAATGGAAGAAAGAGGCTTGAAACCATATGGTGAGACTTTTGATCATCTTATAATTGGATATGCTAATTTGGAGCAGTTGGAGGGGTGTTTGAGTGCTTGCGATAAAATGTTGAGTATTGGGCTTATTCCTAGTTGTTTATCGTTTAACACGATGGTAGAAAAGCTCTGCGCAAAGGGGCATGTGGAGCAAGCTAACTCCAGGTTGACTTTATTGTTAGATAAGGGATTCTCACCAAGTGATATCACGTACACTCATCTAATAGAGGGTTATGCCAAGAAGGACGAGATTCAGGAAGTTTTAAAGTTATATTATGAGATGGAGTACAGGTCTATGTCTCCTGGATTATCTGTTTTTACATCAATAATTCAGTGTTTATGTCATTGTGGAAAGCTCGAAGATGCGGATAAATATCTATGGATTATGAAGGGTCAGCCGCTAACCCCGTCTGTTACTATATACAAGACGTTGATTGCTGGCTATAGGCAGAAGGGTTACAGCATAAGGGCCCTCCATCTTCAGAACGAAATGGATTCTTTAgtaatacataagtga